GAGAACCTTCCACACCGGCGGTGTTGCCAGTGCCGAGGATATTACACAGGGTCTGCCGCGTGTTGAGGAACTGTTTGAAGGCAGAAAGCCGAAGCATTTGGCGATTATCAGTGAAATCACGGGCGATGTTTCCTTTGAGGAAATCAAGAAGAACCGCCATGTCGTGATTACCAATAAAGAAACCAGCGACCAGAAGTCGTATCTTGTTCCGTTCGGCTCGCGTATCAGCGTGAAGGAAGGACAGGAGATCAAGGCCGGCACAAGGCTGACTGAAGGCTCGGTTAACCCGCACGATGTTCTCGCCATCAGCGGCCCGCAGGCGGTGCAGGACTACCTGATTCAGGAAGTTCAGCGCGTTTACCGGATGCAGGGTGTTGATATCAACGATAAGCACATCGAGGTTATCGTTCGCCAGATGATGAAGAAGGTTCGCGTTGAAGAAGCGGGCGACACCAACCTGCTGCCCAGCTCGCTGATCGATAAGAGCGAGCTTGAAGCGGAGAACGGGGCGGTTCAGAAGCGCATTGACGCCGGTGAAGCTGACCTGCAGCTCGCCACCTTCACTCCCATGCTGCTTGGTATTACCAAGGCATCTCTGGCAACCGATTCGTTCCTGTCGGCCGCGTCCTTCCAGGAAACCACCCGCGTTCTGACCGATGCCGCAATCAAGGGCAAGGTTGACCCGCTGTTGGGCCTGAAGGAAAACGTGTGTATTGGTAAGCTGATTCCCGCCGGTACCGGCATGAAATGCTATGGCGATGTCGAGATCGAGCTGGAAAAATCGGTATTGACAAATGATGCAGTATCATGATAAAATAACCAATTGTGATGATTTGTGAACAGAACAGCGAAAATCCTGCTCAAAGCATGCTAAAAAGGAGCAGGATTCCGCTGTGTCCTTGTGAGATTTTTACAAATTGCGGCGTGAGATTTCCCGATTTCTTCCAGTGCTTTTTCGCTGTGAAAACGAAAAATTCGCGTTTATTTTATAAAAATTTTACTTCTTTGCGTCTGGCAAAGACAAGCCGTCTTTTGTATCAATTCGGTTAATACGGGAAATATATTCCTGTTTAACATATTAACTTTTCAGTGAGGAGGTGTCATATGCCCACGTTTAACCAGCTGGTCCACAAGGGCAGAGAAGTCAGCGAAAGAAAGGCTAAGGCCCCGGCGCTTTTAAAAGGTTGGAACTCTAAGAAACGAATTGCAATCGATCAGGATTCCCCCCAAAAGCGCGGCGTTTGTACTTCTGTCAAGACCGCTACCCCGAAAAAGCCTAACTCTGCACTCAGAAAGATCGCCAGAGTACGTCTTTCCAACGGCATTGAAGTTAGTGCTTATATTCCGGGTGTCGGCCACAATCTGCAGGAACACAGTGTTGTAATGATCCGCGGCGGTCGTGTAAAGGACCTGCCTGGCGTGCGTTACCACATTATTCGCGGAACTCTGGATGCCCAGGGTGTTGCGAAGCGCATGCAGGCCCGTTCCAAGTACGGTGCGAAGCGTCCGAAGCCCGGCGCTGCGAAAAAGGGCTAAAAACCGAATATGACAGAAACCTTACGGCTGCGTGCTGTTAGCACACTGCGGCGTTTTTATAAAGTATAGATAAAACGTCTCTTCGGCCCACGGGAGTTTGTCCTTTCGAGTACCTATGATATCATTTATGTGAAGGAGGGAAGTAAAGTGCCAAGAAGAGGTTCTATTGCAAAACGTGATGTTTTGCCCGATCCGCTTTACAAATCCAAGCTTGTCACCAGACTGATCAATAATATTATGCTGGACGGTAAGAAGGGGGTTTCCCAGAAGATCGTTTACGGCGCGTTTGATATTGTCAGTGAAAAAACTGGAAAAGACCCGCTCGAAATGTTTGAGCAGGCAATGGAAAACGTAATGCCCGCTTTGGAGGTAAAAGCCCGCCGCGTGGGCGGTGCTACCTACCAGGTTCCTATGGAGGTTCGCCCCGAAAGAAGGCAGACGTTGGGTCTGCGCTGGGTTACCCGTTATTCCAGACTGAGATCTGAAAAGACCATGAAAGAAAGACTTGCCGGAGAAATCCTTGATGCGATTAATGGTGCCGGTGGCGCTGCCAAGAAGCGTGATGACACGCATAAGATGGCGGAAGCCAACAGGGCGTTTGCTCATTACAGGTGGTAATTTTCCGGCGTTGACCGAAAGATTTTCCGTGTTGTATAATGAGCGGATACATTTTTCAGAATTAAGGAGGAAACTATGCCGAGGCAGGTATCGCTTCAAATGACAAGAAATATCGGCATCATGGCTCATATCGATGCCGGTAAAACCACAACGACAGAACGTATTCTGTATTACACGGGCGTTAACTATAAGATTGGTGAAGTCCATGAAGGCGCCGCAACAATGGACTGGATGGCGCAGGAGCAGGAGAGAGGTATTACTATTACCTCCGCTGCGACTACCTGCTTCTGGAAGGGGCATAGAATCAATATTATTGATACTCCCGGCCACGTTGACTTTACCGTAGAGGTAGAGCGTTCCCTGCGTGTATTGGACGGTTCCGTTACCGTTTTCTGCGCAAAGGGAGGAGTGGAGCCTCAGTCCGAAACCGTTTGGCGTCAGGCTGAGGAATACAAGGTTCCCCGTATGGCCTACGTCAATAAAATGGACATCATGGGTGCCGATTTCTACAACGTGGTACAGATGATGAAAGATCGCCTCAAGTGCAATGCGGTTCCGATCCAGCTGCCGATCGGCAGTGAAGATACCTTCCGCGGCATCATCGACCTGGTAAACATGAAGGCTTATGTTTACTACGATGATCTGGGCAAGGATATCCGCGAGGAAGAAATTCCCGAGGATATGAAAGAACTGGCGGAAAAATACCACACCGAAATGGTGGAGCATGTAGCAGAGCAGGATGACGCTTTGTTTGAGAA
Above is a window of Faecalispora anaeroviscerum DNA encoding:
- the rpsL gene encoding 30S ribosomal protein S12; protein product: MPTFNQLVHKGREVSERKAKAPALLKGWNSKKRIAIDQDSPQKRGVCTSVKTATPKKPNSALRKIARVRLSNGIEVSAYIPGVGHNLQEHSVVMIRGGRVKDLPGVRYHIIRGTLDAQGVAKRMQARSKYGAKRPKPGAAKKG
- the rpsG gene encoding 30S ribosomal protein S7 → MPRRGSIAKRDVLPDPLYKSKLVTRLINNIMLDGKKGVSQKIVYGAFDIVSEKTGKDPLEMFEQAMENVMPALEVKARRVGGATYQVPMEVRPERRQTLGLRWVTRYSRLRSEKTMKERLAGEILDAINGAGGAAKKRDDTHKMAEANRAFAHYRW